Proteins co-encoded in one Kribbella solani genomic window:
- the purE gene encoding 5-(carboxyamino)imidazole ribonucleotide mutase, translating to MIGIVMGSDSDWPTMKAAAEVCTEFDVPFEADVVSAHRMPTEMIDYGRSAHARGLKVLIAGAGGAAHLPGMLASVTPLPVIGVPVALKYLDGMDSLLSIVQMPAGVPVATVSIGNARNAGLLAVRILAASDDGLRDRMVAFQESLAELARGKGSTVRDGAAELRKG from the coding sequence ATGATTGGCATCGTGATGGGGTCGGACTCGGACTGGCCGACGATGAAGGCCGCGGCCGAGGTGTGTACCGAGTTCGACGTGCCCTTTGAGGCAGATGTGGTGTCGGCGCACCGGATGCCGACCGAGATGATCGACTACGGACGGTCAGCGCACGCGCGCGGCCTGAAGGTACTGATCGCGGGTGCCGGCGGCGCCGCGCACCTGCCCGGGATGCTCGCGTCGGTGACTCCGCTGCCGGTGATCGGGGTACCGGTAGCACTGAAGTACCTGGACGGGATGGACTCGCTGCTCTCGATCGTGCAGATGCCGGCCGGAGTTCCGGTTGCGACCGTCTCGATCGGGAACGCTCGGAACGCGGGCCTGCTCGCGGTCCGGATCCTGGCGGCTTCCGACGACGGTCTTCGGGACCGGATGGTCGCCTTCCAGGAATCCCTGGCCGAGCTGGCCCGCGGCAAGGGCAGCACGGTGCGTGACGGCGCGGCAGAGCTCCGTAAAGGCTGA
- a CDS encoding PH domain-containing protein — MAISAKLLGEDEYIVVSTRTHWKALIGPVFLLLVVAGAGGFLAAIVPSGSLQTPARIAILAVGVVLLAAFALKPVLNWYFSTYTVTNRRLITRHGILTRTGRDIPLMRVNDVSYEHGLIDRILGCGTLHIESAGERGQVELPDVPHVEHVHLQMSDLLFGGPDGKMGDGILDDEEPPEHMRRRPEQAQQQRPRSADDGETIFSSDDDDRR, encoded by the coding sequence ATGGCGATCTCGGCGAAGTTGTTGGGTGAGGACGAGTACATCGTCGTCAGCACCCGGACGCACTGGAAGGCGCTGATCGGGCCGGTCTTCCTGCTGCTGGTGGTGGCCGGCGCGGGCGGGTTCCTGGCCGCGATCGTGCCGTCGGGCTCGTTGCAGACGCCGGCCCGGATCGCGATCCTCGCGGTCGGGGTGGTGCTGCTGGCGGCGTTCGCGCTGAAGCCGGTCCTGAACTGGTACTTCTCCACGTACACCGTGACGAACCGGCGGCTGATCACCCGGCACGGCATCCTGACCCGGACCGGGCGGGACATCCCGCTGATGCGGGTCAACGACGTCTCGTACGAGCACGGCCTGATCGACCGCATCCTCGGCTGCGGCACGCTGCACATCGAGTCGGCCGGCGAACGCGGTCAGGTGGAGCTGCCGGACGTGCCGCACGTCGAGCACGTCCACCTGCAGATGTCCGACCTGCTCTTCGGCGGCCCGGACGGCAAGATGGGCGACGGCATTCTGGACGACGAGGAGCCGCCGGAGCACATGCGCCGCCGCCCGGAGCAGGCCCAGCAGCAACGGCCACGCTCAGCGGACGACGGCGAAACGATCTTCAGCTCAGACGACGACGACCGTCGCTGA
- a CDS encoding GNAT family N-acetyltransferase, translating to MSEIEIRTAQASEYETFRTVFAAAMMFEPSFDELSAELFEPERALVATDDGKVIGTTRVLTRDLSVPGAVVDAAHVTSVGVLPTHRRRGVMSGLIGRQLREVPEAIAVLWASEPAIYGRFGYATSSWKVGYEADLHRVGPPNDRLRPGELGELTTEDALKELPPILRRLQEQRPGVSSRTEPAWRKHLEDKPEDRHGWNALRILVHRDESGTIDGYALWRGKMNWTQTGPLNEVLLEELAAPEPAAYKAIWQYLLTMDLSGKLGYGFASVDEALVHLVATPTALDRRLGEGLWVRVTDVPRALSQRRYSVPLDVVLEVTDDLIAANTGRFRLTADGAAVTCVRTEDAADLSLSVTELGATYLGARSLAEFVPTGRVVEHTPGALSQVSAAFRWAVAPVSLEIF from the coding sequence GTGAGTGAGATCGAGATACGTACCGCGCAGGCGAGCGAATACGAGACCTTCCGGACCGTGTTCGCCGCGGCGATGATGTTCGAACCGTCCTTCGACGAACTCTCGGCCGAGTTGTTCGAGCCGGAGCGGGCACTGGTGGCGACCGACGACGGCAAGGTCATCGGTACGACGCGGGTGCTGACGCGGGATCTGTCCGTCCCCGGCGCGGTGGTCGACGCGGCGCACGTGACCAGTGTCGGCGTACTGCCGACGCACCGGCGGCGCGGCGTGATGTCCGGGCTGATCGGGCGGCAGCTGCGCGAAGTACCAGAGGCGATCGCGGTGCTGTGGGCCAGCGAGCCGGCCATCTACGGCCGGTTCGGGTACGCGACCTCGTCCTGGAAGGTCGGCTATGAAGCGGACCTGCATCGTGTTGGTCCACCCAACGATCGGCTGCGGCCCGGTGAGCTCGGTGAGCTGACCACCGAGGACGCGCTCAAGGAGCTGCCGCCGATCCTGCGCCGGCTGCAGGAGCAGCGGCCGGGCGTGTCCAGCCGGACCGAGCCGGCCTGGCGGAAGCACCTCGAGGACAAGCCGGAGGACCGCCACGGCTGGAACGCCCTCCGCATCCTCGTGCACCGCGACGAGAGCGGCACCATCGACGGGTACGCGCTTTGGCGCGGCAAGATGAACTGGACCCAGACCGGTCCGTTGAACGAGGTACTGCTGGAAGAGCTCGCCGCGCCCGAACCGGCCGCGTACAAGGCGATCTGGCAGTACTTGCTGACGATGGACCTGAGCGGCAAGCTCGGCTACGGCTTCGCCAGCGTCGACGAGGCACTGGTGCACCTGGTGGCCACGCCGACCGCGCTGGATCGGCGGCTGGGCGAGGGGTTGTGGGTGCGCGTCACCGATGTACCACGGGCGCTGAGCCAGCGACGGTACTCCGTACCGCTCGATGTCGTGCTCGAAGTGACCGACGACCTGATCGCGGCGAACACCGGGCGGTTCCGGCTCACCGCTGACGGCGCGGCGGTGACCTGTGTACGTACGGAGGACGCGGCCGATCTGAGTTTGTCGGTGACCGAGCTCGGCGCGACGTACTTGGGCGCTCGGTCGCTGGCCGAGTTCGTACCGACCGGACGGGTGGTCGAGCACACGCCGGGCGCGCTCAGCCAGGTGAGCGCCGCGTTCCGCTGGGCGGTCGCGCCAGTCAGCCTGGAGATCTTCTGA
- a CDS encoding 5-(carboxyamino)imidazole ribonucleotide synthase encodes MVGGGQLARMTQETAVALGIQLRVLAEGPTVSAAQAVADAPVGDYKDPETVRRFAAGCDVVTFDHEHVPTDLLHSLEADGIAVRPGPDALVHAQDKAVMRARLDSFDAPSPAHQVVETPADVADFAKRVGGFPIILKTTRGGYDGKGVWFVDGPDDAAVAAAFGSGVPILAEEKVDFVRELSAIVARSPHGQAVAYPIVESVQRDGICVEVTAPAPGLAPERAALAQQTALRIAGELGVVGILAVEMFEARDGRLLVNELAMRPHNTGHWSIDGAVTSQFENHLRAVLDLPLGSPAARAPYTVMVNVLGGDVEDMHRGLLHCMARDPELKVHFYGKSVQPGRKVGHVTAYGADLDETRERARHAAAYLTGTIDE; translated from the coding sequence ATGGTGGGTGGGGGTCAGCTGGCCCGGATGACCCAGGAAACGGCCGTCGCGCTCGGCATCCAGCTCCGGGTGCTCGCCGAAGGACCTACGGTGTCGGCCGCCCAGGCGGTCGCGGATGCCCCCGTCGGCGACTACAAGGACCCGGAGACGGTGCGGCGGTTCGCGGCCGGTTGTGATGTGGTCACGTTCGACCACGAGCACGTACCGACGGACCTGCTGCACTCGCTCGAGGCGGACGGGATCGCCGTGCGGCCTGGTCCGGACGCGCTCGTGCACGCCCAGGACAAGGCCGTGATGCGGGCCCGGCTGGACAGCTTCGACGCGCCGTCCCCGGCTCACCAGGTGGTCGAGACCCCGGCCGACGTCGCGGACTTCGCCAAACGCGTCGGCGGGTTCCCGATCATCCTGAAGACCACCCGCGGCGGGTACGACGGCAAGGGCGTGTGGTTCGTCGACGGACCGGACGACGCGGCGGTCGCGGCGGCGTTCGGGTCCGGCGTTCCGATCCTGGCCGAGGAGAAGGTCGACTTCGTCCGCGAGCTGTCCGCGATCGTGGCCCGCTCGCCACACGGGCAGGCGGTCGCGTACCCGATCGTCGAATCGGTGCAGCGGGACGGGATCTGCGTCGAGGTCACCGCGCCGGCCCCCGGCCTCGCGCCGGAGCGGGCCGCGCTGGCCCAGCAGACCGCGCTCCGGATCGCCGGTGAGCTCGGCGTCGTCGGCATTCTCGCGGTCGAGATGTTCGAGGCGCGGGACGGCCGGCTGCTGGTCAACGAGCTGGCGATGCGCCCGCACAACACCGGGCACTGGTCGATCGACGGCGCGGTCACGTCCCAGTTCGAGAACCACCTGCGCGCGGTGCTCGACCTGCCACTCGGTTCGCCGGCCGCGCGGGCGCCGTACACGGTAATGGTGAACGTGCTCGGTGGTGACGTCGAGGACATGCACCGCGGGCTGCTGCACTGCATGGCGCGCGACCCGGAGCTCAAGGTGCACTTCTACGGGAAGTCGGTGCAGCCCGGGCGCAAGGTTGGCCACGTCACCGCGTACGGCGCTGATCTGGACGAGACCCGCGAACGCGCCCGGCACGCGGCCGCGTACCTGACCGGCACGATCGACGAATAG
- a CDS encoding SCP2 sterol-binding domain-containing protein — MTERGSAGWLESEGVAALDASELARLVDRTSERELRHRLIGGVREIALREIFRRMPEYLRPARAAGFEAVISWQITGAGGSARPEAVTEYCLHIHDGHCTLKPPGGAADISIRTDPTTLLRVVTGNEDPITAVLKQHLTVQGDLVRAARLTKLFAAGPS, encoded by the coding sequence ATGACCGAACGAGGCAGTGCCGGCTGGCTGGAGTCCGAGGGTGTCGCCGCCCTGGACGCGAGCGAGCTGGCCCGACTGGTCGACCGGACGTCGGAGCGGGAGCTTCGGCATCGACTCATCGGGGGAGTACGAGAGATCGCGTTGCGCGAGATCTTTCGCCGGATGCCGGAGTACCTCCGACCCGCCCGGGCCGCCGGATTCGAAGCTGTCATCAGCTGGCAGATCACCGGCGCGGGCGGGTCCGCCCGGCCCGAAGCCGTCACCGAGTACTGCCTGCACATCCACGACGGCCACTGCACCCTGAAACCACCCGGCGGCGCCGCGGACATCTCCATCCGCACCGACCCCACCACCCTGCTCCGAGTAGTCACCGGCAACGAGGACCCGATCACCGCCGTCCTCAAACAACACCTCACCGTCCAAGGCGACCTGGTCCGAGCCGCCCGCCTAACCAAACTATTCGCCGCCGGCCCCAGCTAA
- a CDS encoding MFS transporter small subunit: MNQTARLVISWLLVAVLLGYGIVETLITAAKIFTA, translated from the coding sequence ATGAACCAGACCGCACGCCTGGTGATCTCGTGGCTCCTGGTCGCCGTACTGCTCGGCTACGGGATCGTCGAAACCCTGATCACCGCGGCGAAGATCTTCACCGCGTAG
- a CDS encoding phosphoenolpyruvate carboxylase: protein MSETGSETRTRARFEVPEELRADVRLLGEILGKVLVEYAGQPLLDDVEKLRELTIAGDGAAAEALVASWPHERAEDVARAFTCYFHLTNLSEELHRARVLRERDRAGSEAVVSELAQAVEQITKESGEQQARALLNGLEFRPVLTAHPTEARRRAVLATIRRISSLLDERHDPRAGDSDLAGNRRRLVEQVDVLWRTSQLRTSRPTPLDEVRSAMAVFEETLFDVVGNVYRRLDDALAGDAAGTRTPVVAPFVHLGSWIGGDRDGNPNVTAAITREAMQIQADHVLRALERATEQLGRSLTLDAATTPPSAPVRRLLEDARAVNPELIGDIESRSPSEPHRQLLLLAARRLAATRSRDADFGYPRSADFLHELKVLQDSLVTAGAPRQAYGELQQLIWQVNSFGFHLAELEIRQHSSVHAKALEEVLGGGELSDKTEEVLATLRVIAQIQQRFGPEACRRYVVSFTRNAGDLAAVYELADAALDGRPIELDVVPLFETGEDLQNSVEVLDNAIQLTRVRHRLTANDRRFEVMLGYSDSAKDVGPVSATLALYDAQARITAWAQRNAIRLTLFHGRGGALGRGGGPANRAVLAQAPGSVAGRFKLTEQGEAIPARYGNAPIAQRHIEQVTAATLLASTPAIEERATVAAERFAVMEKTLDEAARTAYHRLVKADGFAEWFSTVTPLEELGQLPLGSRPARRGVAVSSLEDLRAIPWVFAWSQARVNAPGWYGLGTALSAVGDVPLLQEANQNWPLFQVMLENAEMSLAKTDRRILGRYLELGDRPELTQQMLDEHALTTEWVLKVLGQERLLQGRRVLGRAVELRNPYVDALSYLQLRALRTLRTDDSLDEEQVIRTRRLLLLTVSGVAAGLQNTG, encoded by the coding sequence GTGAGCGAGACCGGAAGTGAGACCCGTACCCGCGCGCGGTTCGAGGTGCCTGAGGAACTCAGGGCCGACGTCCGCCTGCTCGGCGAGATCCTCGGCAAAGTTCTGGTCGAGTATGCCGGTCAGCCGCTGCTCGACGACGTCGAGAAGCTGCGTGAGCTGACCATCGCCGGCGACGGTGCCGCGGCCGAGGCGCTGGTGGCCTCCTGGCCGCACGAGCGTGCCGAGGACGTGGCCCGTGCCTTCACCTGCTATTTCCATCTGACGAACCTCAGCGAGGAGCTGCATCGCGCGCGCGTGCTGCGTGAGCGTGATCGGGCCGGCAGCGAGGCGGTGGTTTCGGAGCTGGCCCAGGCGGTCGAGCAGATCACCAAGGAGAGCGGCGAGCAGCAGGCGCGGGCGTTGCTGAACGGCCTGGAGTTCCGCCCGGTGCTGACGGCGCATCCGACCGAAGCGCGGCGCCGTGCCGTACTGGCGACGATCCGCCGCATCTCGTCGTTGCTGGACGAGCGGCACGACCCGCGTGCCGGTGACAGCGACCTGGCCGGGAACCGTCGCCGGCTGGTCGAGCAGGTCGACGTCCTCTGGCGTACGTCCCAGCTCCGCACCAGCCGCCCGACTCCGCTGGACGAGGTCCGGTCGGCGATGGCGGTCTTCGAGGAGACGCTGTTCGATGTCGTCGGCAACGTGTACCGGCGGCTCGACGACGCGCTGGCCGGAGACGCGGCCGGGACGCGTACGCCGGTGGTGGCCCCGTTCGTGCATCTGGGGTCGTGGATCGGTGGTGACCGCGACGGCAACCCGAACGTGACCGCCGCGATCACGCGCGAGGCGATGCAGATCCAGGCCGACCACGTGCTCCGGGCGCTGGAGCGGGCCACTGAGCAACTCGGCCGTTCGCTGACGCTGGACGCCGCGACCACGCCGCCGTCCGCGCCGGTCCGTCGGCTGCTGGAGGACGCCCGTGCGGTGAACCCGGAGCTGATCGGGGACATCGAGTCCCGTTCGCCCTCCGAGCCACACCGGCAGCTGCTGCTGCTCGCGGCGCGCCGGTTGGCGGCCACTCGGTCCCGGGACGCTGACTTCGGCTACCCGCGCTCCGCTGACTTCCTGCACGAGCTGAAGGTGCTGCAGGACTCCCTGGTGACCGCTGGTGCGCCACGCCAGGCGTACGGCGAGCTGCAGCAACTCATCTGGCAGGTGAACTCGTTCGGCTTCCACTTGGCCGAGCTGGAGATCCGCCAGCACTCCTCCGTCCACGCCAAGGCGCTGGAGGAGGTGCTGGGCGGCGGTGAGCTGTCGGACAAGACCGAAGAGGTGCTGGCGACGCTGCGGGTGATCGCACAGATCCAGCAGCGCTTCGGCCCGGAGGCCTGCCGTCGGTACGTCGTGTCGTTCACCCGCAACGCCGGTGACCTCGCAGCTGTGTACGAGCTGGCGGACGCCGCGCTTGACGGCCGTCCGATCGAGCTGGATGTCGTGCCGCTGTTCGAAACCGGTGAAGACCTGCAGAACTCGGTGGAGGTGCTGGACAACGCCATCCAGCTCACCCGCGTACGCCATCGGCTCACTGCGAACGACCGGCGCTTCGAGGTGATGCTGGGCTACTCCGACTCCGCCAAGGACGTCGGACCGGTGTCGGCGACGCTGGCGCTGTACGACGCGCAGGCGCGGATCACTGCCTGGGCGCAGCGCAATGCCATCCGGCTCACGCTGTTCCACGGTCGTGGTGGTGCACTGGGCCGTGGTGGTGGCCCGGCCAACCGCGCAGTACTTGCACAGGCTCCTGGCTCGGTTGCTGGTCGGTTCAAGCTCACTGAACAGGGTGAGGCGATTCCGGCTCGGTACGGGAACGCTCCGATCGCGCAGCGGCACATCGAGCAGGTCACTGCGGCGACGCTGCTGGCGTCGACCCCTGCGATCGAGGAGCGGGCCACTGTGGCCGCGGAGCGGTTCGCGGTGATGGAGAAGACGCTCGACGAGGCTGCGCGGACGGCGTACCACCGGCTGGTGAAGGCGGACGGGTTCGCGGAGTGGTTCAGTACGGTGACTCCGCTGGAGGAGCTGGGGCAGCTGCCACTGGGTTCACGTCCGGCCCGGCGTGGTGTGGCGGTTTCGTCGCTGGAGGACCTGCGGGCGATCCCGTGGGTGTTCGCCTGGTCGCAGGCGCGCGTCAACGCACCAGGCTGGTACGGGCTGGGCACAGCGCTCTCTGCAGTTGGTGACGTACCTCTGCTGCAGGAGGCGAACCAGAACTGGCCGTTGTTCCAGGTGATGCTGGAGAACGCGGAGATGTCGCTGGCGAAGACGGATCGGCGCATCCTCGGCCGGTACCTCGAGCTGGGTGACCGGCCGGAGCTGACGCAGCAGATGCTGGACGAGCATGCACTTACTACCGAGTGGGTGCTGAAGGTGCTTGGCCAGGAGCGGCTGCTGCAGGGGCGGCGTGTACTGGGCCGTGCGGTCGAGCTGCGCAACCCGTACGTCGATGCGCTCAGCTACCTGCAACTGCGGGCGCTCCGGACGCTGCGTACCGATGACTCACTGGACGAGGAGCAGGTCATCCGTACCCGACGGCTGTTGTTGCTGACCGTTTCGGGTGTTGCAGCCGGCCTGCAGAACACCGGCTGA
- a CDS encoding MFS transporter — translation MTPPTDPDTQRIPVRYWIWLFGAAVSLLGDLTMTFGIGWSASQHGGRVAGLVLLLAAAPRAALLLVGGAVGDRFGAPRVLMASCAAMFAVTAALVPTTLAIGEPVGLLLVLALVVGVIDAFFLPSSRSMPRLLVPPEQVPRALASFQVTGVVFAVSGTAVGGVLVAWSGLAAAAGFDALTFGAMIVVLVLLRKTIAPPGRMPTGMIRSIVAGIQVAFGRPLTRALLITMTVAAGLLMPLDALLFPLLARSHGWSASTAGLLVASRSLGVGVIALRILMRGAFPRPGIFAAVGLLVAAVGLFGLSVFDPLPLTFAAGVLSGIGVGTFTGHVLPLLMNSVEREFQSRLQSIVVLCQSIALVVMNPILGSLSDVGSVGITGVCLAISVASALTGFVVLTRPVLRSATVS, via the coding sequence GTGACTCCGCCCACTGATCCGGATACGCAGCGCATACCGGTCCGCTACTGGATCTGGTTGTTCGGCGCGGCGGTGTCGCTGCTCGGCGACCTGACGATGACGTTCGGGATCGGATGGTCGGCCAGTCAGCACGGCGGCCGGGTGGCCGGCCTGGTTCTGCTGCTTGCTGCCGCGCCCCGGGCGGCGCTGCTGCTCGTCGGCGGCGCGGTCGGCGACCGGTTCGGTGCGCCGCGGGTGCTGATGGCCAGTTGCGCGGCGATGTTCGCCGTCACCGCGGCACTCGTCCCGACCACGTTGGCGATCGGCGAACCGGTCGGACTGCTGCTCGTACTCGCGCTGGTCGTGGGCGTGATCGACGCGTTCTTCCTGCCGTCGTCGCGGTCGATGCCGCGGCTGCTCGTACCGCCGGAGCAGGTACCGCGAGCGCTCGCGAGTTTCCAGGTCACCGGCGTCGTCTTCGCCGTCAGCGGTACCGCGGTCGGTGGCGTACTGGTGGCGTGGTCCGGCCTGGCCGCGGCGGCCGGGTTCGACGCGCTGACGTTCGGCGCGATGATCGTCGTACTCGTCCTGCTCCGGAAGACGATCGCGCCACCCGGACGGATGCCGACCGGGATGATCCGGTCGATCGTCGCCGGGATTCAGGTCGCCTTCGGCCGTCCGTTGACCCGCGCGCTGCTGATCACGATGACGGTCGCGGCCGGTCTGTTGATGCCGCTCGACGCGTTGCTGTTCCCGCTGCTCGCCCGTTCGCACGGCTGGAGTGCCTCGACCGCCGGTCTGCTGGTCGCGAGCCGCAGTCTCGGCGTCGGCGTGATCGCGCTGCGGATCCTGATGCGCGGCGCGTTTCCGCGGCCGGGCATCTTCGCCGCCGTCGGTCTACTCGTGGCGGCGGTCGGTCTGTTCGGGCTCTCGGTCTTCGATCCGCTGCCGCTCACGTTCGCGGCGGGCGTACTGAGCGGGATCGGCGTCGGTACGTTCACTGGCCACGTACTGCCGCTGCTGATGAACTCGGTGGAGCGTGAGTTCCAGTCGCGGCTGCAGTCCATCGTGGTGCTCTGCCAGAGCATCGCGCTGGTGGTGATGAACCCGATCCTCGGCAGCCTGTCCGACGTGGGCAGCGTCGGGATCACCGGTGTGTGCCTGGCCATCTCAGTGGCCTCGGCACTCACCGGTTTCGTCGTACTCACCCGCCCGGTGCTGCGGTCGGCGACAGTTTCCTGA
- a CDS encoding OFA family MFS transporter produces the protein MAVLPILDREHTVAPPGYSRWLIPPAALAVHLCIGQAYATSVYKTSMVKHFGSSQTAVGVVFSIAIVMLGLSAAIGGTWVERNGPRKAMFVAACFWSAGFLVGALGIGTGQLWLVYLGYGVIGGIGLGIGYISPVSTLIKWFPDRPGLATGLAIMGFGGGALVASPLSRQLLGLYDSGYDPNVSTSVAGGGALAGLFLTLGIGYFAIMMFGVFTIRVPADGWTPDGFDSAAVRQKTLVTSANVSAANAIRTPQFWLLWIVLFCNVTAGIGILEQASPMIQDFFRGQDGMSSVAVAAAAGFVGLLSIFNMGGRFGWSSTSDVIGRKPIYALYLGIGIIAYTLLATVGHTSTAVFVLLAAVIISFYGGGFATAPAYLRDLFGTYQVGAIHGRLLTAWSAAGIAGPLIVNGFLDREGKPGTLTASAYRPALFTMVGVLAVGFVANLLIRAVADRFHEQPASTTEAAR, from the coding sequence ATGGCCGTCTTGCCGATACTCGACCGCGAGCACACCGTCGCACCACCGGGTTACAGCCGCTGGCTGATCCCGCCGGCCGCGCTGGCCGTACACCTCTGCATCGGGCAGGCGTACGCGACCAGCGTCTACAAGACCTCGATGGTCAAGCACTTCGGCAGCAGCCAGACCGCGGTCGGCGTGGTGTTCAGCATCGCGATCGTGATGCTCGGTCTGTCCGCCGCGATCGGCGGCACCTGGGTCGAACGCAACGGCCCGCGGAAGGCAATGTTCGTCGCCGCCTGCTTCTGGTCGGCCGGATTCCTGGTCGGTGCCCTCGGCATCGGTACCGGTCAGCTCTGGCTGGTCTACCTCGGGTACGGCGTGATCGGCGGGATCGGCCTCGGCATCGGGTACATCTCCCCCGTCTCCACGCTGATCAAGTGGTTCCCGGACCGGCCCGGGCTCGCGACCGGCCTGGCGATCATGGGCTTCGGCGGCGGCGCCCTCGTCGCCAGCCCGCTGTCCCGGCAGTTGCTCGGGCTGTACGACTCCGGTTACGACCCGAACGTGAGTACGTCGGTCGCGGGCGGCGGCGCGCTGGCCGGGCTGTTCCTCACCCTCGGCATCGGCTACTTCGCGATCATGATGTTCGGCGTCTTCACCATCCGGGTCCCCGCCGACGGCTGGACACCGGACGGTTTCGACTCGGCCGCGGTACGCCAGAAGACCCTCGTCACCAGCGCGAACGTGTCCGCGGCGAACGCGATCCGGACACCGCAGTTCTGGTTGCTGTGGATCGTGCTGTTCTGCAACGTGACCGCGGGTATCGGCATCCTCGAACAGGCCAGCCCGATGATCCAGGACTTCTTCCGCGGCCAGGACGGTATGTCAAGCGTCGCGGTCGCGGCGGCCGCCGGGTTCGTCGGGCTGCTGTCGATCTTCAACATGGGCGGCCGGTTCGGCTGGTCGTCCACCTCGGACGTGATCGGCCGGAAGCCGATCTACGCGCTGTACCTGGGCATCGGCATCATCGCGTACACGTTGCTCGCCACGGTCGGGCACACCAGTACGGCGGTGTTCGTACTGCTCGCGGCGGTGATCATCTCGTTCTACGGCGGCGGATTCGCGACCGCGCCCGCGTACCTGCGGGACCTCTTCGGTACGTATCAGGTCGGCGCGATCCACGGCCGGCTGCTGACCGCGTGGTCGGCGGCCGGGATCGCCGGGCCGCTGATCGTGAACGGCTTCCTCGACCGGGAGGGCAAACCCGGCACGCTGACGGCATCGGCGTACCGGCCGGCGCTGTTCACGATGGTCGGCGTACTGGCGGTGGGATTCGTCGCCAACCTGCTGATCCGCGCGGTCGCCGACCGGTTCCACGAACAGCCCGCGAGTACGACGGAGGCAGCCCGATGA
- a CDS encoding GtrA family protein, giving the protein MKLVTTLYRQFQHLVHEVAKFGLVGLLGLVVDLPIYNWLVFNNPLVLADSGEGMLHHKPLTAKLISTTVATVATYFGNRYWTWRHRERSGLRREYVLFFVLNGIGLLIAAGCLAFSRYVLDLHTWLSDNIAANFVGLGLGTLFRFWSYRKFVFREEIALDEVEHTPAPDSPAELDPDTGDLPTVR; this is encoded by the coding sequence TTGAAGCTCGTCACCACGCTGTACCGCCAGTTCCAGCACCTGGTGCACGAAGTGGCAAAGTTCGGACTCGTCGGTCTGCTCGGTCTGGTCGTCGACCTGCCGATCTACAACTGGCTGGTCTTCAACAACCCGCTGGTGCTCGCCGACTCCGGTGAGGGCATGCTGCACCACAAGCCGCTGACCGCGAAGCTGATCTCGACCACGGTCGCCACCGTCGCCACGTACTTCGGCAACCGGTACTGGACCTGGCGGCACCGGGAGCGCAGCGGCCTCCGCCGGGAGTACGTGCTGTTCTTCGTACTGAACGGGATCGGGCTGCTGATCGCGGCCGGCTGTCTGGCCTTCTCGCGGTACGTGCTGGACCTGCACACCTGGCTGTCCGACAACATCGCGGCGAACTTCGTCGGCCTCGGACTCGGCACGTTGTTCCGCTTCTGGTCGTACCGGAAGTTCGTCTTCCGCGAGGAGATAGCGCTCGACGAGGTCGAACACACCCCGGCACCGGACTCGCCGGCCGAGCTCGACCCGGACACCGGGGATCTGCCCACCGTTCGCTGA
- a CDS encoding biotin--[acetyl-CoA-carboxylase] ligase: protein MFNDLDRPPLDEKFLRGRLVRPGSLWTQIDVLAETPSTNAVVAAAATAGQPEGLVVTAEYQSSGRGRLGRTWTTPAQSAVLMSVLLRPTAVEASRWPWLGLLVPLAVAAAVREVAEIPAQVKWPNDVLVENRKLAGILLERVEGPAGGPVGGPAAVIGIGLNVTLRESEKPHEAATSLALEQAATTDRATVLAAVLRQLANRYRSWVEANGDPGVILPEYRELSATLGQQVRVELPDGTFLTGTARDLADDGRLIVDTRDGVHQLAAGDVTHLRTTPPAT from the coding sequence ATGTTCAACGACCTGGACCGGCCCCCGCTGGACGAGAAGTTCCTGCGGGGCCGGTTGGTGCGTCCCGGTTCGCTGTGGACGCAGATCGATGTACTGGCCGAGACACCGTCGACCAATGCGGTCGTGGCAGCCGCGGCCACTGCCGGTCAGCCAGAGGGGCTGGTAGTCACTGCTGAGTACCAGTCGTCCGGTCGTGGCCGACTGGGCCGGACATGGACGACACCGGCGCAGTCAGCTGTGCTCATGTCTGTTCTGCTGCGACCGACAGCGGTGGAAGCGTCCCGCTGGCCGTGGCTTGGCCTGCTGGTGCCACTAGCTGTGGCTGCGGCTGTCCGTGAGGTCGCGGAGATCCCAGCGCAGGTGAAGTGGCCGAACGACGTACTGGTCGAGAATCGCAAGCTGGCCGGCATCCTCCTCGAACGCGTCGAAGGACCGGCCGGAGGACCTGTCGGAGGGCCGGCCGCCGTGATCGGGATCGGTCTGAACGTGACGCTCCGCGAGTCGGAGAAGCCGCATGAGGCTGCTACCTCACTGGCGTTGGAGCAGGCGGCCACCACCGACCGCGCGACCGTACTGGCGGCGGTCCTGAGGCAGCTCGCCAATCGCTATCGGTCGTGGGTCGAGGCGAACGGTGACCCGGGCGTCATCCTGCCCGAGTACCGCGAGCTGTCCGCGACCCTCGGTCAGCAGGTACGCGTCGAGCTTCCGGACGGTACGTTCCTGACCGGTACCGCCCGTGACCTGGCCGATGACGGCCGGCTGATCGTCGACACCCGCGACGGCGTACACCAGCTCGCCGCCGGCGACGTGACCCACCTGCGCACGACGCCGCCGGCGACGTGA